A single genomic interval of Osmia lignaria lignaria isolate PbOS001 chromosome 9, iyOsmLign1, whole genome shotgun sequence harbors:
- the Mbs gene encoding myosin binding subunit isoform X5 codes for MSLESRSSSALFKRAEQLKRWEQSETNREPAQPRQVARKIKFSADCVFLAACAAGDKEEVIRLLQKGADINTGNVDGLTALHQACINDDLDMVEFLVEKGADINCGDNEGWTPLHATASCGFISIAKYLIEKGCNLAAVNYDGQLALDIAQSDEMEDMLQQHIDKAGVDCDQARSEEERSMLNDARAWQSGAAGKDTIHPKSGATALHVAAAKGYVDVMEILLQARCDVNAQDFDGWTPLHAAAHWGQLEACELLVENFCNMDIKNYADQTAFDIADTSILSALKELKAKQQTLMKDHPQIINKKQPTIPKKRVSTSNENAIVMQESVETFEEETPNKVKKVELEIQSDKEDSSTGTNSDVAICISCNNAAWTEATRETDMEESDDEGESETSSDSHSSTYSNQSDKSNESNHSPCLTDDEKKNRANREETSPRNLSSPIEVNKVPNQAPVMPPKQQTDSNEEGVIPSWRRSGSFRNRIQNTETTNTVSTRLEEKDKNIISPTIPNKLNTETDVVLTRTHSFETDEKRKEAKLNLELSRLPQGSNTLSPTSTSKTIVSSTLPTTTATATTTATTTTTTSPIPTNQIRSVQPVEGTTTNNSVAVPGTPTTPGGSKLSPGNIFKNFFKSFVPPVRDEESETQRKAHAKRVRETRRSTQGVTLDEIKSAEQLVKKKQQNNEIPTTVSSTQPATTTSNTASITATITTATPTTVTTNKSPEELNLPERRPSWRLKVDNGSKFQLEDANNRTATVPNPDTTTAYMRRPSTGTSIPRPSSAPVETIATSSAETTVTLPLRRPLKQPEDKEQDKENDSRNAQATQAVIQRRRRPKRRSTGVVHVDMDEIDPEKQDLTAGGDCDENKINHESGNDRSGRSNRLGSISSLSSETPSVSARIKSTTSENGELDYKKLYEESQAENERLKEKLRRSDDQLKEVRNLLDKAQSAQNKTVLSEAEKRERRAMERKLSEMEEELKQLQKLKAENERLKAENRALTRVVSKLTNTTK; via the exons ATGTCTCTCGAGAGTCGTTCGAGCTCAGCCCTGTTTAAAAGGGCTGAACAGCTCAAACGTTGGGAACAGTCCGAAACAAATCGTGAACCGGCCCAACCACGTCAAGTCGCACGTAAGATCAAGTTCTCTGCGGATTGTGTATTCCTGGCAGCATGCGCGGCAGGCGACAAGGAGGAGGTCATACGTTTACTCCAAAAGGGGGCGGATATCAACACCGGAAATGTTGATGGTCTCACAGCGTTACATCAG gcATGTATCAATGATGATCTGGATATGGTCGAATTTTTAGTGGAAAAAGGAGCTGATATCAATTGTGGTGATAACGAAGGATGGACACCATTGCATGCAACTGCATCTTGTGGATTTATATCTATTGCTAA atatttaatagaaaaaggatGTAACTTAGCAGCAGTGAATTATGATGGTCAGTTAGCTCTTGATATTGCACAAAGTGATGAGATGGAAGATATGCTACAACAACATATTGATAAAGCTG GTGTAGACTGTGACCAAGCCAGAAGCGAAGAAGAAAGGTCAATGTTAAATGATGCCAGAGCATGGCAATCAGGAGCAGCGGGCAAAGATACAATTCACCCTAAATCAGGGGCTACTGCACTTCATGTTGCTGCTGCAAAGGGTTATGTTGATGTTATGGA AATCTTACTACAGGCTAGATGTGATGTCAATGCTCAGGATTTTGATGGTTGGACACCTTTGCACGCTGCCGCGCATTGGGGTCAATTGGAGGCTTGTGAACTTTTAGtggaaaatttttgtaatatggACATTAAGAATTATGCT GATCAAACTGCATTTGATATTGCCGATACAAGTATATTGTCAGCCTTAAAGGAACTAAAAGCAAAACAACAAACGTTAATGAAGGATCATCCAcaaattatcaataaaaaacAGCCAACTATACCAAAGAAAcg CGTATCTACAAGTAATGAAAATGCTATAGTTATGCAAGAATCTGTGGAAACGTTTGAAGAAGAAACACCAAATAAAGTTAAGAAAGTTGAATTAGAAATTCAATCTGACAAAGAAGATTCTAGTACCGGAACAAATAGCGATGTTG CAATTTGTATTTCTTGTAACAATGCTGCATGGACAGAAGCGACACGTGAAACAGATATGGAAGAGAGTGATGATGAAGGTGAATCTGAGACTAGCTCAGACTCACATTCTTCCACTTACTCCAATCAATCTGATAAGTCTAACGAATCAAACCACTCTCCATGTCTTACAGATGATG aaaagaaaaatagagcgAATAGGGAGGAAACGTCTCCGCGTAATTTGTCATCTCCTATCGAGGTTAATAAAGTTCCTAATCAG GCTCCAGTAATGCCACCAAAACAACAGACTGATAGCAACGAAGAAGGAGTTATACCATCCTGGAGGCGTTCAGGCTCTTTTAGAAATAGGATACAAAACACAGAAACAACAAATACTGTATCTACGA GGCTTGaagagaaagataaaaatattatatcacCAACCATACCGAACAAACTTAATACAGAAACCGATGTGGTATTGACACGAACGCATAGTTTTGAGACAGATGAAAA AAGAAAAGAGGCAAAATTAAACTTGGAACTATCAAGACTGCCACAAGGAAGCAATACACTTTCACCAACATCTACATCTAAAACAATAGTGTCAAGTACACTGCCAACTACTACAGCTACAGCTACTACAACTGCCACAACAACAACTACAACAAGTCCTATTCCAACAAATCAAATTCGCAg CGTTCAACCAGTGGAAGGTACAACTACAAACAATTCAGTAGCAGTTCCTGGAACTCCCACTACACCAGGAGGGAGCAAACTAAGTCCAGGAAATATCTTCAAGAATTTCTTCAA GTCATTTGTTCCTCCTGTTCGTGATGAAGAAAGTGAAACACAGAGAAAAGCACACGCGAAGAGAGTAAGAGAAACTCGACGTTCAACCCAAGGTGTAACATTAGATGAAATTAAAAGCGCAGAACAATTAGTGaagaaaaaacaacaaaataatgaaattcctACTACAGTATCTTCTACACAG CCTGCAACCACTACCAGCAATACAGCCTCAATTACAGCTACAATAACAACAGCAACTCCTACCACTGTGACTACAAACAAATCTCCTGAAGAACTTAATCTGCCTGAAAGGCGACCTTCATGGAGGTTGAAAGTAGATAATGGGAGCAAG TTCCAATTAGAAGATGCCAATAACAGAACCGCAACAGTACCTAACCCTGATACTACTACAGCATATATGAGAAGACCTTCTACAGGTACTAGTATACCAAGACCGTCATCAGCTCCTGTTGAAACTATTGCAACAAGCAGTGCAGAAACAACAGTAACATTACCGCTTAGACGACCGTTAAAGCAACCGGAAGATAAAG AACAAGATAAGGAAAATGATAGCAGAAATGCACAAGCTACGCAAGCTGTGATACAAAGGAGAAGAAGACCAAAAAGGAGGTCTACGGGCGTTGTCCACGTTGACATGGAC gaAATTGATCCTGAAAAACAAGACTTAACCGCTGGTGGTGATTGTGACGAGAACAAAATCAACCATGAG AGTGGAAATGACCGTTCTGGAAGATCCAACAGGCTAGGATCTATATCTTCGTTATCATCAGAAACACCTTCTGTGTCGGCTAGAATAAAGTCTACAACATCCGAGAACGGGGAATTAGACTACAAAAAGTTATACGAAGAATCTCAAGCAGAAAATGAAAGACTTAAAGAAAAACTTAGGCGGTCAGATGATCAATTAAAAGAAGTGAGAAATTTATTGGACAAAGCGCAAAGTGCACAAAATAAAACGGTCCTATCTGAAGCTGAGAAAAGGGAAAGGAGAGCAATGGAAAGGAAATTATCGGAAATGGAAGAGGAATTGAAG CAATTACAAAAACTCAAAGCTGAAAATGAGAGATTGAAAGCCGAAAATCGGGCACTTACCCGCGTCGTATCCAAACTCACCAATACTACTAAATAG
- the Mbs gene encoding myosin binding subunit isoform X6 — protein sequence MSLESRSSSALFKRAEQLKRWEQSETNREPAQPRQVARKIKFSADCVFLAACAAGDKEEVIRLLQKGADINTGNVDGLTALHQACINDDLDMVEFLVEKGADINCGDNEGWTPLHATASCGFISIAKYLIEKGCNLAAVNYDGQLALDIAQSDEMEDMLQQHIDKAGVDCDQARSEEERSMLNDARAWQSGAAGKDTIHPKSGATALHVAAAKGYVDVMEILLQARCDVNAQDFDGWTPLHAAAHWGQLEACELLVENFCNMDIKNYADQTAFDIADTSILSALKELKAKQQTLMKDHPQIINKKQPTIPKKRVSTSNENAIVMQESVETFEEETPNKVKKVELEIQSDKEDSSTGTNSDVAICISCNNAAWTEATRETDMEESDDEGESETSSDSHSSTYSNQSDKSNESNHSPCLTDDEKKNRANREETSPRNLSSPIEVNKVPNQAPVMPPKQQTDSNEEGVIPSWRRSGSFRNRIQNTETTNTVSTRLEEKDKNIISPTIPNKLNTETDVVLTRTHSFETDEKFYEQYLALRARIKAFSCPTLHCCNAATPTHTNTTTRSASLRETYRRKEAKLNLELSRLPQGSNTLSPTSTSKTIVSSTLPTTTATATTTATTTTTTSPIPTNQIRSVQPVEGTTTNNSVAVPGTPTTPGGSKLSPGNIFKNFFKSFVPPVRDEESETQRKAHAKRVRETRRSTQGVTLDEIKSAEQLVKKKQQNNEIPTTVSSTQFQLEDANNRTATVPNPDTTTAYMRRPSTGTSIPRPSSAPVETIATSSAETTVTLPLRRPLKQPEDKEQDKENDSRNAQATQAVIQRRRRPKRRSTGVVHVDMDEIDPEKQDLTAGGDCDENKINHESGNDRSGRSNRLGSISSLSSETPSVSARIKSTTSENGELDYKKLYEESQAENERLKEKLRRSDDQLKEVRNLLDKAQSAQNKTVLSEAEKRERRAMERKLSEMEEELKQLQKLKAENERLKAENRALTRVVSKLTNTTK from the exons ATGTCTCTCGAGAGTCGTTCGAGCTCAGCCCTGTTTAAAAGGGCTGAACAGCTCAAACGTTGGGAACAGTCCGAAACAAATCGTGAACCGGCCCAACCACGTCAAGTCGCACGTAAGATCAAGTTCTCTGCGGATTGTGTATTCCTGGCAGCATGCGCGGCAGGCGACAAGGAGGAGGTCATACGTTTACTCCAAAAGGGGGCGGATATCAACACCGGAAATGTTGATGGTCTCACAGCGTTACATCAG gcATGTATCAATGATGATCTGGATATGGTCGAATTTTTAGTGGAAAAAGGAGCTGATATCAATTGTGGTGATAACGAAGGATGGACACCATTGCATGCAACTGCATCTTGTGGATTTATATCTATTGCTAA atatttaatagaaaaaggatGTAACTTAGCAGCAGTGAATTATGATGGTCAGTTAGCTCTTGATATTGCACAAAGTGATGAGATGGAAGATATGCTACAACAACATATTGATAAAGCTG GTGTAGACTGTGACCAAGCCAGAAGCGAAGAAGAAAGGTCAATGTTAAATGATGCCAGAGCATGGCAATCAGGAGCAGCGGGCAAAGATACAATTCACCCTAAATCAGGGGCTACTGCACTTCATGTTGCTGCTGCAAAGGGTTATGTTGATGTTATGGA AATCTTACTACAGGCTAGATGTGATGTCAATGCTCAGGATTTTGATGGTTGGACACCTTTGCACGCTGCCGCGCATTGGGGTCAATTGGAGGCTTGTGAACTTTTAGtggaaaatttttgtaatatggACATTAAGAATTATGCT GATCAAACTGCATTTGATATTGCCGATACAAGTATATTGTCAGCCTTAAAGGAACTAAAAGCAAAACAACAAACGTTAATGAAGGATCATCCAcaaattatcaataaaaaacAGCCAACTATACCAAAGAAAcg CGTATCTACAAGTAATGAAAATGCTATAGTTATGCAAGAATCTGTGGAAACGTTTGAAGAAGAAACACCAAATAAAGTTAAGAAAGTTGAATTAGAAATTCAATCTGACAAAGAAGATTCTAGTACCGGAACAAATAGCGATGTTG CAATTTGTATTTCTTGTAACAATGCTGCATGGACAGAAGCGACACGTGAAACAGATATGGAAGAGAGTGATGATGAAGGTGAATCTGAGACTAGCTCAGACTCACATTCTTCCACTTACTCCAATCAATCTGATAAGTCTAACGAATCAAACCACTCTCCATGTCTTACAGATGATG aaaagaaaaatagagcgAATAGGGAGGAAACGTCTCCGCGTAATTTGTCATCTCCTATCGAGGTTAATAAAGTTCCTAATCAG GCTCCAGTAATGCCACCAAAACAACAGACTGATAGCAACGAAGAAGGAGTTATACCATCCTGGAGGCGTTCAGGCTCTTTTAGAAATAGGATACAAAACACAGAAACAACAAATACTGTATCTACGA GGCTTGaagagaaagataaaaatattatatcacCAACCATACCGAACAAACTTAATACAGAAACCGATGTGGTATTGACACGAACGCATAGTTTTGAGACAGATGAAAA GTTCTATGAGCAGTACCTGGCATTACGAGCTCGCATCAAGGCGTTTTCCTGCCCTACTCTCCATTGCTGCAATGCAGCTACTCCTACTCACACCAATACTACGACCCGTTCTGCATCTCTACGCGAAACCTACAG AAGAAAAGAGGCAAAATTAAACTTGGAACTATCAAGACTGCCACAAGGAAGCAATACACTTTCACCAACATCTACATCTAAAACAATAGTGTCAAGTACACTGCCAACTACTACAGCTACAGCTACTACAACTGCCACAACAACAACTACAACAAGTCCTATTCCAACAAATCAAATTCGCAg CGTTCAACCAGTGGAAGGTACAACTACAAACAATTCAGTAGCAGTTCCTGGAACTCCCACTACACCAGGAGGGAGCAAACTAAGTCCAGGAAATATCTTCAAGAATTTCTTCAA GTCATTTGTTCCTCCTGTTCGTGATGAAGAAAGTGAAACACAGAGAAAAGCACACGCGAAGAGAGTAAGAGAAACTCGACGTTCAACCCAAGGTGTAACATTAGATGAAATTAAAAGCGCAGAACAATTAGTGaagaaaaaacaacaaaataatgaaattcctACTACAGTATCTTCTACACAG TTCCAATTAGAAGATGCCAATAACAGAACCGCAACAGTACCTAACCCTGATACTACTACAGCATATATGAGAAGACCTTCTACAGGTACTAGTATACCAAGACCGTCATCAGCTCCTGTTGAAACTATTGCAACAAGCAGTGCAGAAACAACAGTAACATTACCGCTTAGACGACCGTTAAAGCAACCGGAAGATAAAG AACAAGATAAGGAAAATGATAGCAGAAATGCACAAGCTACGCAAGCTGTGATACAAAGGAGAAGAAGACCAAAAAGGAGGTCTACGGGCGTTGTCCACGTTGACATGGAC gaAATTGATCCTGAAAAACAAGACTTAACCGCTGGTGGTGATTGTGACGAGAACAAAATCAACCATGAG AGTGGAAATGACCGTTCTGGAAGATCCAACAGGCTAGGATCTATATCTTCGTTATCATCAGAAACACCTTCTGTGTCGGCTAGAATAAAGTCTACAACATCCGAGAACGGGGAATTAGACTACAAAAAGTTATACGAAGAATCTCAAGCAGAAAATGAAAGACTTAAAGAAAAACTTAGGCGGTCAGATGATCAATTAAAAGAAGTGAGAAATTTATTGGACAAAGCGCAAAGTGCACAAAATAAAACGGTCCTATCTGAAGCTGAGAAAAGGGAAAGGAGAGCAATGGAAAGGAAATTATCGGAAATGGAAGAGGAATTGAAG CAATTACAAAAACTCAAAGCTGAAAATGAGAGATTGAAAGCCGAAAATCGGGCACTTACCCGCGTCGTATCCAAACTCACCAATACTACTAAATAG
- the Mbs gene encoding myosin binding subunit isoform X2, whose product MSLESRSSSALFKRAEQLKRWEQSETNREPAQPRQVARKIKFSADCVFLAACAAGDKEEVIRLLQKGADINTGNVDGLTALHQACINDDLDMVEFLVEKGADINCGDNEGWTPLHATASCGFISIAKYLIEKGCNLAAVNYDGQLALDIAQSDEMEDMLQQHIDKAGVDCDQARSEEERSMLNDARAWQSGAAGKDTIHPKSGATALHVAAAKGYVDVMEILLQARCDVNAQDFDGWTPLHAAAHWGQLEACELLVENFCNMDIKNYADQTAFDIADTSILSALKELKAKQQTLMKDHPQIINKKQPTIPKKRVSTSNENAIVMQESVETFEEETPNKVKKVELEIQSDKEDSSTGTNSDVAICISCNNAAWTEATRETDMEESDDEGESETSSDSHSSTYSNQSDKSNESNHSPCLTDDEKKNRANREETSPRNLSSPIEVNKVPNQAPVMPPKQQTDSNEEGVIPSWRRSGSFRNRIQNTETTNTVSTRLEEKDKNIISPTIPNKLNTETDVVLTRTHSFETDEKFYEQYLALRARIKAFSCPTLHCCNAATPTHTNTTTRSASLRETYRRKEAKLNLELSRLPQGSNTLSPTSTSKTIVSSTLPTTTATATTTATTTTTTSPIPTNQIRSVQPVEGTTTNNSVAVPGTPTTPGGSKLSPGNIFKNFFKSFVPPVRDEESETQRKAHAKRVRETRRSTQGVTLDEIKSAEQLVKKKQQNNEIPTTVSSTQPATTTSNTASITATITTATPTTVTTNKSPEELNLPERRPSWRLKVDNGSKFQLEDANNRTATVPNPDTTTAYMRRPSTGTSIPRPSSAPVETIATSSAETTVTLPLRRPLKQPEDKEQDKENDSRNAQATQAVIQRRRRPKRRSTGVVHVDMDEIDPEKQDLTAGGDCDENKINHESGNDRSGRSNRLGSISSLSSETPSVSARIKSTTSENGELDYKKLYEESQAENERLKEKLRRSDDQLKEVRNLLDKAQSAQNKTVLSEAEKRERRAMERKLSEMEEELKVMDQLKCENQRLKDENGALIRVISKLSK is encoded by the exons ATGTCTCTCGAGAGTCGTTCGAGCTCAGCCCTGTTTAAAAGGGCTGAACAGCTCAAACGTTGGGAACAGTCCGAAACAAATCGTGAACCGGCCCAACCACGTCAAGTCGCACGTAAGATCAAGTTCTCTGCGGATTGTGTATTCCTGGCAGCATGCGCGGCAGGCGACAAGGAGGAGGTCATACGTTTACTCCAAAAGGGGGCGGATATCAACACCGGAAATGTTGATGGTCTCACAGCGTTACATCAG gcATGTATCAATGATGATCTGGATATGGTCGAATTTTTAGTGGAAAAAGGAGCTGATATCAATTGTGGTGATAACGAAGGATGGACACCATTGCATGCAACTGCATCTTGTGGATTTATATCTATTGCTAA atatttaatagaaaaaggatGTAACTTAGCAGCAGTGAATTATGATGGTCAGTTAGCTCTTGATATTGCACAAAGTGATGAGATGGAAGATATGCTACAACAACATATTGATAAAGCTG GTGTAGACTGTGACCAAGCCAGAAGCGAAGAAGAAAGGTCAATGTTAAATGATGCCAGAGCATGGCAATCAGGAGCAGCGGGCAAAGATACAATTCACCCTAAATCAGGGGCTACTGCACTTCATGTTGCTGCTGCAAAGGGTTATGTTGATGTTATGGA AATCTTACTACAGGCTAGATGTGATGTCAATGCTCAGGATTTTGATGGTTGGACACCTTTGCACGCTGCCGCGCATTGGGGTCAATTGGAGGCTTGTGAACTTTTAGtggaaaatttttgtaatatggACATTAAGAATTATGCT GATCAAACTGCATTTGATATTGCCGATACAAGTATATTGTCAGCCTTAAAGGAACTAAAAGCAAAACAACAAACGTTAATGAAGGATCATCCAcaaattatcaataaaaaacAGCCAACTATACCAAAGAAAcg CGTATCTACAAGTAATGAAAATGCTATAGTTATGCAAGAATCTGTGGAAACGTTTGAAGAAGAAACACCAAATAAAGTTAAGAAAGTTGAATTAGAAATTCAATCTGACAAAGAAGATTCTAGTACCGGAACAAATAGCGATGTTG CAATTTGTATTTCTTGTAACAATGCTGCATGGACAGAAGCGACACGTGAAACAGATATGGAAGAGAGTGATGATGAAGGTGAATCTGAGACTAGCTCAGACTCACATTCTTCCACTTACTCCAATCAATCTGATAAGTCTAACGAATCAAACCACTCTCCATGTCTTACAGATGATG aaaagaaaaatagagcgAATAGGGAGGAAACGTCTCCGCGTAATTTGTCATCTCCTATCGAGGTTAATAAAGTTCCTAATCAG GCTCCAGTAATGCCACCAAAACAACAGACTGATAGCAACGAAGAAGGAGTTATACCATCCTGGAGGCGTTCAGGCTCTTTTAGAAATAGGATACAAAACACAGAAACAACAAATACTGTATCTACGA GGCTTGaagagaaagataaaaatattatatcacCAACCATACCGAACAAACTTAATACAGAAACCGATGTGGTATTGACACGAACGCATAGTTTTGAGACAGATGAAAA GTTCTATGAGCAGTACCTGGCATTACGAGCTCGCATCAAGGCGTTTTCCTGCCCTACTCTCCATTGCTGCAATGCAGCTACTCCTACTCACACCAATACTACGACCCGTTCTGCATCTCTACGCGAAACCTACAG AAGAAAAGAGGCAAAATTAAACTTGGAACTATCAAGACTGCCACAAGGAAGCAATACACTTTCACCAACATCTACATCTAAAACAATAGTGTCAAGTACACTGCCAACTACTACAGCTACAGCTACTACAACTGCCACAACAACAACTACAACAAGTCCTATTCCAACAAATCAAATTCGCAg CGTTCAACCAGTGGAAGGTACAACTACAAACAATTCAGTAGCAGTTCCTGGAACTCCCACTACACCAGGAGGGAGCAAACTAAGTCCAGGAAATATCTTCAAGAATTTCTTCAA GTCATTTGTTCCTCCTGTTCGTGATGAAGAAAGTGAAACACAGAGAAAAGCACACGCGAAGAGAGTAAGAGAAACTCGACGTTCAACCCAAGGTGTAACATTAGATGAAATTAAAAGCGCAGAACAATTAGTGaagaaaaaacaacaaaataatgaaattcctACTACAGTATCTTCTACACAG CCTGCAACCACTACCAGCAATACAGCCTCAATTACAGCTACAATAACAACAGCAACTCCTACCACTGTGACTACAAACAAATCTCCTGAAGAACTTAATCTGCCTGAAAGGCGACCTTCATGGAGGTTGAAAGTAGATAATGGGAGCAAG TTCCAATTAGAAGATGCCAATAACAGAACCGCAACAGTACCTAACCCTGATACTACTACAGCATATATGAGAAGACCTTCTACAGGTACTAGTATACCAAGACCGTCATCAGCTCCTGTTGAAACTATTGCAACAAGCAGTGCAGAAACAACAGTAACATTACCGCTTAGACGACCGTTAAAGCAACCGGAAGATAAAG AACAAGATAAGGAAAATGATAGCAGAAATGCACAAGCTACGCAAGCTGTGATACAAAGGAGAAGAAGACCAAAAAGGAGGTCTACGGGCGTTGTCCACGTTGACATGGAC gaAATTGATCCTGAAAAACAAGACTTAACCGCTGGTGGTGATTGTGACGAGAACAAAATCAACCATGAG AGTGGAAATGACCGTTCTGGAAGATCCAACAGGCTAGGATCTATATCTTCGTTATCATCAGAAACACCTTCTGTGTCGGCTAGAATAAAGTCTACAACATCCGAGAACGGGGAATTAGACTACAAAAAGTTATACGAAGAATCTCAAGCAGAAAATGAAAGACTTAAAGAAAAACTTAGGCGGTCAGATGATCAATTAAAAGAAGTGAGAAATTTATTGGACAAAGCGCAAAGTGCACAAAATAAAACGGTCCTATCTGAAGCTGAGAAAAGGGAAAGGAGAGCAATGGAAAGGAAATTATCGGAAATGGAAGAGGAATTGAAG gTAATGGACCAACTAAAATGTGAAAATCAGAGGCTAAAAGATGAAAATGGTGCCTTGATCAGAGTAATCAGCAAATTATCAAAATAA